The following coding sequences lie in one Porphyromonas asaccharolytica DSM 20707 genomic window:
- a CDS encoding protein-disulfide reductase DsbD family protein has protein sequence MKQRIAYILLLFSILFATAPSLVAQSGGMVTPVKFSHKITDDGKQRAIVSITARINNGWHFYDQNLPKGGPVPLVFHTDKLVGAKALGGFKANKQPKSYIDDIFQVEVREFEGTVTFSQQLEITDPKAFVYEGYLKGQACQDNCVQVDYDFSFNSKQLSKSMLAVAATEPAETTNEETSTEAETDSTETALLATTDTLSAGATSTSVSESSYWAPVVDQLKAYGDRNQKQSTAGLLYIFIYGFLGGLIALITPCVWPMIPMTVSFFLKRTKSRKAAIRDAMIYGLSIIVIYVALGLIITAIFGASALNNLATNAVFNIIFFLILVLFAVSFFGAFELVLPAKWTNKMDSKADSTTGLLSIFFMAFTLVLVSFSCTGPIIGTLLVQAGTSGEIVAPAIGMIGFALALALPFSLFAIFPNMLQNMPKSGGWLNSVKVVLGFLELALSLKFLSVADLAYGWGILDRETFLALWIIIFALLGFYLLGKIRLPHDTPLEKISVSRLFMAIISLAFSVYMIPGLWGAPLKAITAFAPPLYTQDFNLYDGEVHAKFDDFDAGMRYAQETGKPVLLDFSGFGCVNCREMENSVWIDPTVKGLLEDDYILITLMVDDKTALPNVIEVEENGSVKKLRTVGDKWSYLQRSKFAANAQPYYIAIDPEGNPLSASYAHDTNISNYIDFLKGGLKEYEVRKKELAK, from the coding sequence ATGAAGCAACGGATAGCGTATATACTCCTGCTATTTAGCATTCTCTTTGCCACGGCTCCTAGCCTTGTAGCACAATCTGGTGGCATGGTCACCCCCGTCAAGTTCTCTCACAAGATTACTGACGATGGTAAGCAGAGAGCGATCGTCTCCATCACAGCCCGCATCAACAACGGCTGGCACTTCTACGATCAGAACCTTCCAAAAGGGGGCCCCGTACCACTCGTGTTTCACACCGACAAGCTGGTCGGAGCAAAAGCTCTTGGCGGCTTCAAGGCTAACAAACAACCCAAAAGCTACATCGACGACATTTTCCAAGTAGAGGTAAGGGAGTTTGAGGGGACCGTTACTTTCTCTCAGCAGCTAGAGATCACCGATCCCAAAGCATTCGTCTATGAGGGTTACCTCAAGGGACAAGCCTGCCAAGACAACTGTGTGCAGGTAGACTACGACTTTAGCTTTAACTCGAAGCAACTCTCCAAGTCCATGCTCGCTGTCGCTGCAACCGAACCCGCAGAGACAACTAACGAGGAGACTTCTACTGAAGCTGAGACAGATAGTACAGAGACAGCACTGCTCGCCACAACGGACACACTCTCCGCTGGGGCTACCTCAACGAGTGTCTCAGAGTCCAGCTACTGGGCACCCGTCGTAGATCAGCTCAAGGCGTATGGCGATCGCAACCAGAAGCAGTCTACCGCAGGTCTTCTGTACATCTTCATCTACGGCTTCCTCGGAGGTCTCATTGCGCTCATCACCCCATGCGTATGGCCTATGATCCCGATGACCGTGAGCTTCTTCCTCAAGCGCACCAAGTCTCGCAAAGCTGCTATACGAGATGCGATGATCTACGGGCTCTCCATCATAGTCATCTATGTAGCTCTAGGACTGATCATCACCGCTATATTCGGCGCTAGTGCCTTGAACAATCTAGCAACCAATGCGGTCTTTAACATCATCTTCTTCCTCATCCTAGTTCTCTTCGCCGTCTCCTTCTTTGGAGCCTTCGAACTAGTTCTACCTGCTAAGTGGACCAACAAGATGGACTCTAAGGCAGACAGCACCACGGGTCTACTCTCCATCTTCTTCATGGCGTTTACCCTCGTACTCGTCTCCTTCTCTTGTACAGGTCCTATCATCGGTACCCTCCTCGTACAGGCTGGTACCTCAGGCGAGATCGTCGCTCCGGCCATCGGTATGATCGGCTTTGCACTAGCACTAGCACTACCCTTCTCGCTCTTCGCTATCTTCCCCAACATGTTGCAAAACATGCCAAAGAGTGGAGGCTGGCTCAACTCAGTCAAGGTGGTCCTCGGATTCCTCGAGCTGGCACTCTCGCTCAAGTTCCTCTCCGTCGCCGACCTCGCTTACGGCTGGGGTATCCTAGACCGTGAGACCTTCCTAGCACTCTGGATCATCATCTTCGCACTGCTAGGCTTCTATCTCCTCGGCAAGATCCGACTACCGCACGACACGCCTCTGGAGAAAATCAGCGTCTCTCGCCTCTTTATGGCGATCATCTCCCTAGCCTTCTCCGTCTATATGATCCCTGGTCTATGGGGCGCTCCGCTCAAGGCTATCACCGCCTTTGCTCCGCCACTCTACACGCAAGACTTCAACCTATACGACGGTGAGGTGCATGCTAAGTTTGACGACTTCGACGCTGGTATGCGCTATGCTCAGGAGACGGGAAAGCCGGTTCTACTAGACTTCTCAGGCTTCGGCTGTGTCAACTGCCGTGAGATGGAGAACTCCGTATGGATCGACCCGACTGTCAAGGGGCTCCTCGAGGATGACTATATCCTCATCACCCTCATGGTCGATGATAAGACCGCTCTGCCTAACGTCATTGAGGTAGAGGAAAACGGCTCTGTCAAGAAGCTCCGCACCGTCGGCGACAAGTGGAGCTACCTGCAACGTAGCAAGTTTGCCGCCAATGCACAGCCTTACTACATCGCAATCGATCCTGAAGGCAACCCGCTGAGTGCATCGTATGCACATGATACCAATATCAGCAACTATATCGACTTCCTCAAGGGCGGTCTCAAGGAGTACGAAGTACGTAAGAAGGAGCTGGCAAAGTAA
- a CDS encoding pseudouridine synthase — protein MPPKPAQNIRKAPQRECIYTFTAKESGALLELLFALLPDLSRTTVKQYLRNRCVLLAGVTTTQFDAPVIAGDTIEIYNIGTAEAVQHPLIEELYRDEQFIVLHKRPGIPTISVGGASKSSLFQVVTHHLKKVDPNEKIFLLNRLDRDTEGIIIVARDRQLQQDLLAEWRSFVLSNSFEAVILGALDTSSGELTTRPTKDKKRGPNKRRTARSSTRDSKPATFRASYEVLTTGPYITRVKLSLLTRNNSIRSTLASIGHPLLGDHRASESIAPELSKYLALRATELTIFHPIRRQKMQFTLDTPFVNLDKISQTRLTAAQKEALLMEETASSKSIKTH, from the coding sequence ATGCCTCCAAAACCCGCTCAGAATATCAGAAAAGCTCCTCAACGTGAGTGTATCTATACCTTCACAGCGAAGGAGTCGGGAGCACTCCTCGAGCTACTCTTCGCACTACTTCCAGATTTAAGTCGCACCACTGTCAAGCAGTATCTGCGCAATCGATGCGTCTTGCTGGCAGGAGTGACCACTACTCAGTTTGATGCACCCGTCATCGCCGGAGACACCATAGAGATCTACAATATAGGCACTGCCGAGGCGGTTCAGCATCCGCTCATAGAGGAGCTGTATCGCGACGAGCAGTTCATTGTCTTGCACAAGCGTCCCGGCATCCCTACCATCTCCGTCGGAGGAGCTAGCAAGAGTAGTCTCTTTCAGGTCGTGACGCATCATCTCAAGAAGGTCGATCCCAACGAAAAGATCTTCCTCCTGAACCGTCTCGATCGAGACACCGAGGGCATCATCATCGTAGCTCGTGATCGACAGCTACAGCAAGACCTACTAGCCGAGTGGCGTAGCTTCGTCCTCTCCAACAGCTTTGAGGCAGTCATCCTAGGCGCTCTCGACACCAGCAGTGGAGAGCTAACGACCCGCCCGACAAAGGACAAGAAGAGAGGTCCCAACAAGCGACGCACTGCTAGGTCGTCCACTAGAGATAGTAAGCCCGCTACCTTTAGAGCTAGCTACGAGGTCCTCACCACGGGTCCTTATATCACGAGAGTAAAGCTCTCCTTACTCACACGCAATAACAGTATCCGCTCCACGCTCGCTAGCATAGGGCACCCGCTCCTTGGGGATCATCGCGCCAGTGAGTCCATCGCGCCAGAGCTCAGCAAGTACCTAGCGCTACGAGCCACCGAGCTAACCATCTTCCACCCCATAAGGCGACAGAAGATGCAGTTCACCCTAGACACCCCGTTTGTCAACCTAGACAAGATCTCACAGACTCGTCTCACCGCAGCCCAAAAAGAGGCTCTTCTCATGGAGGAGACAGCGTCATCTAAAAGCATAAAAACTCACTGA
- a CDS encoding FtsB family cell division protein yields MASIKELIGRLKGHIKRLSAEHPKRAQAFLCGLIVLGMGLYTFVISDSNLGKQLRYSHRIQTLTDECKRLEEAYRSDSLKIDSYKQDKASLERIAREEYRMQRPDEVVFIIKDRPVSEDDEDK; encoded by the coding sequence ATGGCCTCTATCAAAGAGCTTATAGGTCGCCTCAAAGGTCATATCAAGCGCTTAAGTGCTGAGCATCCCAAGCGGGCACAAGCCTTCCTCTGTGGCTTAATCGTCTTGGGAATGGGTCTCTATACCTTTGTTATAAGCGACTCCAACCTCGGCAAGCAGCTCCGCTACTCGCATCGCATTCAGACACTCACCGATGAGTGTAAGCGACTCGAAGAGGCATACCGTAGTGACAGCCTGAAGATAGACAGCTATAAGCAGGACAAAGCTTCGCTAGAGCGTATTGCTCGTGAAGAGTATCGTATGCAACGACCTGATGAGGTCGTCTTTATCATCAAGGATAGGCCCGTCTCAGAGGACGATGAGGACAAATGA